A DNA window from Niabella yanshanensis contains the following coding sequences:
- a CDS encoding helix-turn-helix transcriptional regulator, translating into MAAIDDEIHDDSPKKFDRVVAILTQLQSKRIVKAQELADRFGVSLRTIYRDIKTLENSGVPISSEAGVGYSIVEGYKLPPVMFTREEAVSFVAAEKLMEHFTDRSLGNAFQSAMFKVKSVLRWTDKDRINELNANIHVSPKKNLFNKEVPNALEILMNGIVNKKQVYIRYQSFDASQPSERNIEPIGLYHDKEYWYLVAYCHLRREHRNFRSDRIIKITGLDADFTLQHKELSAYLQKPQFDTYEVVRIMMDNNYVKYVQHSRQQYGFISEKKLGSKTEMTFHFPHEPEYFLRWFIVLADKSDIIEPESLKQRLKELTQNIDKRIKSM; encoded by the coding sequence ATGGCCGCAATAGATGATGAAATACACGATGATAGTCCGAAGAAATTTGACCGTGTAGTGGCTATATTAACCCAGCTGCAGTCCAAACGCATTGTAAAAGCACAGGAACTGGCTGATCGTTTTGGAGTGAGCCTCCGCACTATTTACAGGGATATTAAAACATTGGAGAACTCTGGTGTTCCCATCAGTTCGGAAGCTGGTGTTGGTTACTCTATTGTGGAAGGGTATAAACTCCCCCCTGTCATGTTTACCCGGGAAGAAGCTGTAAGTTTTGTAGCAGCAGAAAAACTGATGGAGCATTTTACCGATCGCTCTTTGGGCAACGCTTTCCAGTCGGCTATGTTCAAGGTGAAATCGGTTTTACGCTGGACCGATAAAGACCGTATAAATGAGCTTAATGCCAATATTCATGTATCTCCCAAAAAAAACCTGTTTAATAAAGAGGTACCGAATGCATTAGAAATACTGATGAATGGTATTGTTAATAAGAAACAGGTGTATATCAGGTACCAATCCTTTGATGCAAGTCAGCCATCAGAAAGAAATATTGAACCTATCGGTTTATATCACGACAAAGAGTACTGGTACCTGGTGGCCTATTGCCATTTAAGGAGAGAACATCGAAATTTCAGGTCAGATCGCATTATTAAAATAACCGGCCTGGATGCGGACTTTACCTTACAACACAAAGAACTTTCCGCTTATCTCCAAAAGCCACAATTCGATACTTACGAAGTGGTCAGAATTATGATGGACAATAATTACGTTAAATATGTTCAGCATAGCCGCCAGCAATATGGTTTTATTTCTGAAAAAAAACTGGGCAGCAAAACGGAGATGACCTTTCACTTTCCTCATGAACCTGAGTATTTCCTTCGTTGGTTTATTGTATTGGCCGATAAATCGGATATTATTGAGCCCGAAAGTCTGAAACAGCGGCTAAAAGAGCTTACACAGAATATTGACAAACGGATCAAAAGTATGTAG
- a CDS encoding CPBP family intramembrane glutamic endopeptidase, whose amino-acid sequence MKQLGWAVLLSIGCCFVYHILRTLFIDNSWYYNRSYTFKGFLFNSWWVLKSVLFEELIFRGALLFIAIRKLGVQKACLLSAVAFGIYHWFSYNAFSNPDQMAIIFLMTGIFGYVIALAFAKTGSLYLPIGLHLGWNLANIILFSNGPLGHQILVRVNDLQLQGLPSLAVFLFQTLALPALSMVYLRFFVKKTKDIRVRK is encoded by the coding sequence ATGAAGCAGCTTGGTTGGGCTGTATTATTGTCAATCGGTTGTTGTTTCGTCTATCATATACTGCGAACACTTTTTATTGATAATAGCTGGTACTACAACCGAAGTTATACCTTTAAGGGATTCCTGTTTAATAGCTGGTGGGTTTTGAAATCGGTATTGTTTGAAGAACTTATTTTCCGGGGCGCCCTGCTCTTCATCGCTATCAGAAAACTGGGTGTTCAAAAGGCCTGCCTGCTTTCGGCTGTTGCATTTGGTATATACCATTGGTTTTCCTACAACGCTTTCAGCAATCCGGATCAAATGGCTATCATCTTCCTGATGACTGGTATTTTCGGCTATGTGATCGCCCTGGCTTTTGCCAAAACAGGTTCACTCTATTTACCCATTGGGCTTCACCTGGGATGGAACCTGGCTAATATCATCCTTTTCTCCAACGGCCCCTTAGGCCATCAAATACTGGTACGGGTAAATGATCTTCAGCTGCAAGGCCTTCCCTCCCTGGCGGTCTTTTTATTCCAGACTTTGGCACTGCCAGCTTTATCAATGGTCTATCTACGGTTTTTCGTTAAAAAAACAAAGGATATAAGAGTCAGAAAGTAA
- a CDS encoding FUSC family protein produces the protein MGSQLKKLLAGEHGGDALRNTLATIIPGVVVACFWKLDVAIVVSIGALLASLTDMPGSRADKWLSAKWCIPSFFIVSVTTAAGLHHSWTLVPWLMVVAFAGGLLFALGPRVSLVGILSLIVACFTIGLWPVHALFYGLGITSGAGWHFLISLLLAYYAPYRSLKHALQRSMDGVAALLKTKALFYDAHTSVEKAYEELSAIHILVSEQQDQVRLLLLRESDLLRNENKQGQQWLQQLYCMIDLYEVLTAIDHDYDTIRTSLTENEALEPVQKIILLLADRVQMISEGRVAVAAAANQQELKKCLNRLNGLLNNTHTAAGEVLSATMANIHQILDKIDQIGFVANRGDKNILSTETVDYTHFIPAGSVSWKVLSSHFTRKSDVFRFALRWALLFGAGGVAGFLLPDFRYTYWVLLTIAIVARPTFAVTQRRNLQRIKGTIIGLMICLPLIYFIDSTWFLLAIAWLALYGFFLFNQPNYTISVVFITITAIVLLNIHQGAFQELLGSRAAFTLLGAALAILGWFLLPVKQSHQFSKLKKAVIQTNQDYLDIIVSCVNDQYVNNQDIRLARKKAHAALASFSEALYQLRREPGSSKNDWSRELQFQSISYRANSLVVGIALSLTGSRSGTNALSQIRPRIDYLKSLFRELESMQQNSRNIIENQTYLTNEG, from the coding sequence ATGGGAAGTCAATTAAAAAAACTCCTTGCAGGTGAACATGGTGGCGACGCTTTGCGGAATACGCTGGCAACGATCATACCTGGTGTAGTAGTAGCCTGTTTTTGGAAGCTTGACGTAGCCATTGTGGTAAGTATTGGTGCGTTGCTGGCTTCGCTAACCGACATGCCGGGCAGCCGTGCTGATAAATGGCTCTCCGCGAAATGGTGCATCCCGTCCTTTTTTATAGTTTCGGTTACAACGGCTGCCGGTTTACATCATTCCTGGACTTTGGTACCCTGGTTAATGGTAGTTGCTTTTGCGGGAGGCCTGTTGTTTGCGCTTGGCCCGCGGGTATCCTTGGTAGGTATACTCAGTTTAATTGTTGCCTGTTTTACGATTGGCTTGTGGCCGGTTCATGCACTCTTTTATGGTTTGGGGATTACATCTGGTGCAGGATGGCATTTTTTGATCAGCCTGCTTTTAGCCTATTATGCTCCCTACCGGTCTTTGAAACATGCTTTACAAAGAAGTATGGATGGTGTTGCCGCTTTGCTAAAGACCAAGGCTTTGTTTTATGATGCCCATACATCGGTAGAAAAGGCTTATGAAGAATTAAGCGCAATTCATATTTTAGTAAGCGAGCAGCAAGATCAGGTAAGGCTCTTGTTACTGAGAGAATCGGATCTCCTGCGTAATGAAAATAAGCAAGGACAGCAATGGTTGCAACAGCTCTACTGTATGATTGATTTATATGAAGTTTTAACGGCTATTGATCATGACTATGATACCATAAGAACTTCGCTAACTGAAAACGAAGCCCTGGAACCTGTTCAAAAGATCATATTACTACTTGCGGATCGGGTTCAGATGATTTCGGAAGGGAGAGTGGCCGTTGCAGCCGCAGCTAATCAACAGGAATTGAAAAAATGTCTCAACCGGCTTAATGGTTTATTAAACAACACACACACAGCTGCTGGCGAAGTTTTATCGGCTACCATGGCTAATATTCACCAGATATTAGATAAGATTGATCAGATTGGGTTCGTCGCTAATAGGGGTGATAAAAATATTTTATCGACAGAGACTGTTGATTATACCCACTTTATACCGGCTGGTTCCGTTAGCTGGAAAGTCTTAAGCAGCCATTTCACAAGGAAGTCGGATGTTTTTCGCTTTGCCCTGAGATGGGCCTTGCTATTTGGTGCGGGAGGGGTGGCCGGCTTCCTGCTTCCTGATTTCAGGTATACGTACTGGGTATTGCTAACCATTGCTATTGTTGCCAGGCCTACGTTTGCTGTTACACAGCGTAGAAACTTGCAAAGGATAAAAGGGACTATTATTGGGCTTATGATCTGCCTCCCGCTTATTTACTTTATCGATAGTACTTGGTTTCTCCTGGCAATTGCGTGGCTGGCGTTGTATGGTTTCTTTTTGTTTAATCAGCCCAACTATACCATTAGTGTGGTGTTTATTACCATTACTGCAATCGTTTTATTAAATATACACCAGGGTGCGTTTCAGGAGCTACTGGGAAGCAGAGCGGCTTTTACTTTATTAGGCGCGGCGCTGGCAATCCTGGGCTGGTTCCTGCTTCCCGTAAAGCAAAGCCACCAGTTTAGCAAATTGAAAAAGGCCGTAATACAAACCAACCAGGATTACCTGGATATAATTGTCAGCTGCGTGAACGATCAATACGTCAATAACCAGGACATACGCCTGGCCCGTAAAAAGGCCCATGCTGCATTGGCTTCTTTCTCAGAAGCGTTATACCAGTTACGCAGGGAACCCGGTAGCAGTAAAAATGACTGGTCACGGGAATTACAATTTCAGTCTATAAGCTACAGGGCTAATTCTCTTGTAGTAGGAATCGCTCTTTCTTTAACAGGCAGTCGTTCAGGTACCAATGCATTGTCACAAATTCGGCCACGCATTGACTATTTGAAGTCGCTTTTTAGGGAGCTGGAATCTATGCAGCAGAATAGTAGGAATATTATTGAAAACCAAACATACTTAACAAATGAAGGATAA
- a CDS encoding DinB family protein: MSTTTTIERPIISAEELLTAWQGHRNLTRKVIEAFPEKDMFTFSVGGMRPFADLIKEIITVSAVGLKQIVTGVITPFEDAMPQIKEKADLLQAWDEASEQINVYFPQISAEKFHEDINLFGEYKFPAIENIQYFIDNEIHHRAQAYVYLRALGIEPPFFWDRY, translated from the coding sequence ATGAGCACTACAACTACAATCGAACGCCCCATTATCAGCGCTGAAGAGTTATTGACCGCCTGGCAGGGGCACCGCAATCTTACCCGTAAGGTTATCGAAGCATTTCCGGAGAAAGATATGTTTACTTTTTCTGTAGGTGGCATGCGTCCTTTCGCAGACCTGATCAAAGAGATCATTACCGTATCTGCCGTAGGGTTAAAACAAATTGTAACGGGTGTTATCACTCCGTTTGAAGATGCCATGCCGCAGATCAAAGAAAAAGCTGATTTGTTACAGGCATGGGATGAAGCGAGCGAGCAGATCAATGTTTATTTTCCGCAGATCAGCGCCGAAAAATTTCATGAGGATATTAACCTCTTTGGTGAGTATAAGTTTCCTGCAATAGAAAATATCCAGTATTTCATTGACAACGAAATTCACCACCGTGCGCAGGCTTATGTTTACCTGCGCGCCCTGGGTATCGAACCTCCTTTCTTCTGGGATAGGTACTAA
- a CDS encoding MFS transporter — METTVTATNNIKKVLPAILATAIFMQMLDSTILNTSLPSIAKDLNESPLDMQNAIIGYVLTLALLMPVSGFLADKFGTKKVFIFSLAMFSIGSLFCSLSQNLTQLVISRVVQGIGGSLMTPVGKLALIKTFQKKELLKAMNYAIIPALIGPVLGPLVGGYMVDYLSWHWIFLINIPIGLIGILLSLKFMPVYKSPIIDFDLKGFLIFGAASLLLSIALELFGNTVTNTPVLLITVMGFLMVYFYYRHAKKDNNPIFPLNLFKVRTFRVGILGNLATRLGISSIPLLLPMMIQIAYGRSAVTSGWIIAPMALTAMFGKSTVIRILNRFGYRTTLMTNTFVIGILICSLAIPDVHNSIYWYIPIIAVLGFFNSVQFTSMNTISIADLRAYHTSSGNSLISVNQQLAIGFGVAFGLIVLKIFQGDTSLIKNEIHNAFRYTFVAVGALTILSGLVFRRLHPKDGLNMRTEE, encoded by the coding sequence TTGGAAACAACAGTTACTGCTACAAACAATATTAAGAAGGTATTACCGGCCATTCTGGCAACGGCTATTTTTATGCAGATGCTGGATTCTACGATATTGAATACATCGCTGCCATCGATAGCTAAAGACTTAAATGAGTCTCCGCTGGATATGCAGAATGCCATTATAGGCTATGTGTTAACCCTGGCATTGTTGATGCCTGTAAGTGGTTTTCTGGCAGATAAATTCGGTACTAAAAAGGTTTTCATTTTTTCTTTGGCCATGTTCAGCATAGGATCTTTGTTTTGTTCGCTCTCACAAAATCTTACCCAGTTGGTGATCTCAAGGGTGGTACAGGGAATCGGAGGCAGCCTGATGACACCGGTAGGTAAGCTGGCGTTGATCAAAACCTTTCAGAAAAAGGAACTGCTGAAAGCAATGAACTATGCCATTATTCCTGCGTTAATTGGCCCGGTGCTAGGCCCATTGGTGGGGGGATATATGGTAGATTATTTGTCCTGGCATTGGATCTTTTTAATTAATATACCCATTGGTCTTATTGGTATTCTACTCAGCCTGAAGTTCATGCCGGTTTATAAATCGCCTATCATCGATTTTGACCTGAAAGGATTTCTGATATTCGGGGCAGCCTCATTATTATTATCTATCGCACTGGAATTATTTGGCAATACGGTAACCAATACACCCGTGCTGCTGATTACAGTAATGGGTTTTTTGATGGTTTATTTTTACTACAGGCATGCCAAAAAAGATAATAATCCCATTTTCCCTTTAAACTTATTTAAGGTAAGAACCTTTAGAGTAGGGATACTGGGTAACCTGGCTACACGTCTGGGTATAAGTTCTATTCCGTTGCTGCTACCCATGATGATACAGATCGCCTACGGGCGATCGGCCGTAACATCCGGCTGGATCATAGCGCCCATGGCCCTGACAGCAATGTTTGGCAAGTCAACCGTGATCCGTATACTGAACCGGTTTGGCTACCGTACTACATTAATGACCAACACTTTTGTGATCGGTATATTAATCTGCAGCCTGGCCATCCCGGATGTACATAATTCTATCTATTGGTATATACCCATCATCGCCGTTTTAGGATTTTTCAACTCGGTACAATTTACTTCTATGAACACTATTTCCATTGCAGACCTACGGGCTTATCATACCAGCAGTGGTAATTCTCTTATATCCGTTAATCAGCAGCTGGCGATAGGCTTTGGCGTAGCGTTTGGTTTAATAGTATTGAAGATATTCCAGGGAGATACCAGTCTGATTAAAAATGAGATCCATAATGCTTTCCGGTACACTTTTGTAGCAGTAGGGGCTTTAACCATTTTGTCGGGTTTGGTATTCAGAAGATTGCATCCAAAAGATGGATTAAATATGCGTACAGAAGAATAA
- a CDS encoding DUF2071 domain-containing protein — protein MRIPTIHGYIDRRILINFVAEPDVVERIVPSPFRPKIYRGKAIVGICLIRLKHIKPKGLPDLVGVNSENGAHRIAVEWDEDGAIKSGVYIPRRDTSLKLNSIAGGRFFPGKHYLAKFNVEEKDENYHVSFKSSDATEISIDARKTTRFNQQSIFETLENASLFFEKGDLGYSPNGSNFDGLQLKAYKWEVQPLEVSNVKSSFFENKDIFPDGSIAFDNALLMTQVEHEWKSAISK, from the coding sequence ATGAGGATACCAACGATACATGGATACATTGACAGAAGAATCCTGATCAACTTTGTTGCCGAACCTGATGTCGTAGAGAGAATTGTTCCTTCTCCATTCAGACCAAAGATTTACAGGGGCAAAGCTATTGTAGGAATTTGCCTAATCAGGCTGAAACATATCAAACCTAAAGGACTACCCGACCTGGTTGGGGTGAATTCGGAGAACGGGGCGCATAGAATTGCAGTGGAATGGGATGAGGACGGAGCAATTAAATCCGGCGTCTATATTCCACGGAGAGACACTTCGCTTAAACTCAATTCCATTGCCGGAGGGCGATTCTTCCCGGGAAAGCATTACCTGGCTAAATTTAATGTAGAAGAAAAAGATGAAAACTATCACGTAAGTTTCAAGAGTTCTGATGCCACTGAAATTTCAATTGATGCCAGGAAAACAACCCGGTTTAATCAGCAATCTATATTCGAAACCCTTGAAAATGCTTCCCTGTTTTTTGAGAAAGGTGATCTGGGCTATTCCCCCAACGGGAGTAACTTTGATGGATTACAGCTCAAAGCTTACAAATGGGAGGTCCAACCTTTGGAGGTTTCTAATGTAAAATCAAGCTTTTTTGAAAATAAAGATATTTTTCCTGATGGCTCGATAGCTTTTGACAATGCCTTATTGATGACTCAGGTGGAGCATGAATGGAAAAGTGCTATTAGTAAGTAA
- a CDS encoding choice-of-anchor I family protein produces the protein MKHSSKLLIAAIIAVASCKKNDNNSLTPEPEFFVNEDPATFAEIGKLKVGGAAAAEISAYDSITQRLFVVNNEGTDGAVNRIDVVDLKNPANPAFIRSISMAPYGGAVNSLSVHNSILAAAIQSTNKTDNGKVALLKTTDYSEIKSVTVGALPDMVTISPDGKFIMTANEGEPNADYSIDPKGSISIIEAENNYAVTTLYFDGFASQATALKAKGFRIFGPQINPDFASNIEPEYITISADSKTAWVTLQENNAIAKVNITGKAITDIFPLGFKDYSLAGNEIDPSDKDNGYKATTWNVKGIYMPDAIAVLEQNNIPYLFTANEGDAREYIDATEKEIFVEAKRIGSKNVILDPTVFPNAADLKKETALGRLNITTTLGDKDGDGDFDELYSFGARSFSVWNGLTGAQVFDSKNELDVKVNEFGTYDDGRSDDKSVEPEGITIGKVGKTNVAFVGMERVDAVAMYDITNPQNPRFLQLVKTGDAPEGVLFVPARMSPTKKSLLIVSSEGDGMVTIYTPKTI, from the coding sequence ATGAAGCATAGTAGCAAGCTGCTTATTGCCGCAATTATAGCTGTGGCATCCTGTAAAAAGAATGACAACAATTCTCTAACTCCTGAGCCCGAATTCTTTGTAAATGAAGATCCGGCAACATTTGCTGAAATTGGTAAATTAAAGGTCGGCGGCGCAGCAGCAGCCGAGATTTCAGCCTATGATAGTATTACGCAGCGCCTATTTGTTGTAAACAACGAAGGAACCGACGGAGCAGTGAACCGGATCGACGTAGTGGATCTTAAAAATCCAGCTAATCCTGCGTTTATCCGGTCCATCAGCATGGCACCCTATGGCGGCGCTGTAAATAGCCTAAGTGTTCATAACAGTATATTAGCAGCGGCTATACAATCTACCAACAAAACAGATAACGGGAAAGTTGCTCTGCTTAAAACAACCGATTATAGCGAGATCAAATCTGTGACAGTGGGCGCCCTTCCGGACATGGTTACCATTTCTCCTGACGGGAAATTCATTATGACCGCTAATGAAGGCGAGCCTAATGCTGATTACTCAATAGATCCTAAAGGAAGCATCTCAATTATAGAAGCAGAAAATAATTACGCTGTAACCACCTTATATTTTGATGGATTTGCCAGCCAGGCAACAGCTTTGAAGGCAAAAGGCTTCCGGATCTTTGGTCCTCAAATCAATCCCGATTTTGCTTCGAATATCGAACCGGAATATATTACGATATCTGCCGATTCAAAAACCGCCTGGGTTACTTTACAGGAAAATAACGCGATAGCTAAAGTAAACATCACCGGCAAAGCGATTACAGACATTTTTCCGCTTGGTTTTAAAGATTATTCTTTGGCAGGAAATGAAATAGATCCCAGCGATAAAGACAATGGCTATAAAGCGACTACCTGGAATGTAAAAGGTATTTATATGCCAGATGCTATTGCGGTTTTAGAACAGAACAATATCCCTTACCTGTTTACGGCTAATGAAGGAGATGCACGGGAATATATAGATGCAACTGAAAAAGAAATATTTGTTGAGGCGAAAAGAATTGGTAGTAAAAACGTAATTCTTGATCCTACCGTATTCCCGAATGCAGCAGATTTGAAGAAAGAAACGGCCCTGGGACGCTTAAACATTACCACTACATTGGGAGATAAAGACGGCGATGGCGATTTTGATGAATTATACTCTTTTGGCGCACGTTCTTTCAGCGTATGGAATGGCCTGACCGGTGCACAGGTTTTTGACAGTAAAAATGAACTGGACGTTAAGGTAAATGAATTCGGCACTTATGATGATGGCAGAAGCGATGATAAATCAGTAGAACCCGAAGGCATTACGATCGGGAAAGTAGGTAAAACAAATGTGGCATTTGTAGGTATGGAAAGAGTGGATGCTGTGGCTATGTATGATATTACCAACCCTCAAAACCCCAGGTTTTTACAATTAGTAAAAACCGGCGATGCTCCTGAAGGCGTATTGTTTGTTCCTGCAAGAATGAGCCCCACCAAAAAGTCCTTACTGATTGTTAGCAGCGAAGGCGATGGCATGGTAACTATATATACGCCAAAAACCATTTAA
- the pncB gene encoding nicotinate phosphoribosyltransferase gives MEQQFPFMLESILDNDFYKITMQCAVIRLFPDVKAGYNFINRGVHLFPEGFGEELQYHVNAMAGLSLTREEKQFLALRCPYLNPAYLDFLQGYRYDPAEVTIVQRGAELEVKVQGYWYRTILWEVPLLALISELFYKMQKMERISDQALVQRTESKMDVFKELRVTVAEFGTRRRHSYEVQKNVINAMMGYSDGAFVGTSNVHLAMVYDTKIIGTHAHEWFMFHGARYGYKIANAFALKSWVKVFKGDLGIALTDTYTTGVFFTQFNKQFAKLFDGVRHDSGDPVLFAENTIGHYQRLGINPLYKSIIFSDGLNPEKVATIARACKDRIGISFGIGTNLTNDVGLQPMNIVMKLVEIAAPDMHWTPTVKLSDEPGKQTGDPRMVRLARELLGISVDEI, from the coding sequence ATGGAGCAACAATTTCCTTTTATGCTGGAGTCGATCCTGGATAATGATTTTTATAAGATTACCATGCAATGCGCTGTGATCAGGTTGTTTCCTGATGTAAAAGCTGGCTATAACTTCATTAACAGGGGTGTCCATTTGTTCCCCGAAGGATTTGGAGAAGAACTGCAATATCATGTAAATGCGATGGCAGGGTTGTCGCTGACAAGAGAAGAAAAACAGTTTCTTGCTTTGCGTTGCCCTTATCTGAACCCGGCCTATCTCGATTTCCTGCAAGGCTACCGCTATGATCCGGCCGAGGTGACTATTGTACAAAGAGGGGCAGAGCTGGAAGTAAAGGTACAGGGCTATTGGTATCGTACCATTTTATGGGAAGTTCCGCTGCTGGCTTTGATCAGCGAGCTTTTCTACAAAATGCAAAAGATGGAGCGTATCAGTGACCAGGCACTGGTGCAACGTACAGAAAGCAAAATGGATGTCTTTAAAGAATTGAGGGTTACCGTTGCCGAATTTGGTACACGCCGGCGTCATTCTTACGAAGTGCAAAAGAATGTAATAAATGCGATGATGGGCTATTCCGATGGAGCCTTCGTAGGGACGAGCAATGTACACCTGGCGATGGTGTATGATACAAAGATCATTGGCACTCATGCTCATGAATGGTTTATGTTTCACGGAGCCCGTTACGGCTACAAAATTGCCAATGCCTTTGCCTTAAAAAGCTGGGTGAAGGTATTTAAAGGCGACCTGGGTATCGCATTAACCGATACCTATACCACCGGGGTCTTTTTTACACAGTTTAATAAACAATTTGCCAAATTATTTGATGGCGTAAGGCATGATAGTGGTGATCCTGTACTGTTTGCCGAAAATACAATAGGGCATTACCAGCGTTTAGGCATCAACCCGCTTTATAAAAGTATTATATTCTCCGATGGCTTAAACCCGGAAAAAGTAGCTACTATTGCCCGCGCCTGCAAAGACAGGATCGGCATTTCATTTGGTATCGGCACCAATCTCACCAATGATGTAGGACTACAACCCATGAATATCGTTATGAAGCTGGTGGAAATTGCGGCACCGGATATGCATTGGACACCCACGGTGAAGTTATCTGACGAGCCAGGTAAACAAACCGGCGATCCTCGGATGGTTCGATTGGCCCGGGAGTTGCTGGGCATTTCCGTTGATGAGATATAA